In Piliocolobus tephrosceles isolate RC106 chromosome 12, ASM277652v3, whole genome shotgun sequence, one DNA window encodes the following:
- the LOC111536058 gene encoding fibronectin type III domain containing protein 3C1-like: protein MEGRSNPSGEVKYTTCPDKTGSPRKPYIKGKIHAHSIKMGWKPSKHNGGTYISSYSLEVSENSDAFRYIDYSNTYSFSCILLSSTLEW from the exons ATGGAAGGAAGAAGCAACCCCAGTGGAGAAGTAAAATATACTACCTGTCCAGATAAAACTGGATCCCCTAGAAAACCATATATAAAGGGAAAGATCCATGCACACAGTATAAAAATGGGATGGA aACCATCCAAACATAATGGTGGAACATACATTTCAAGTTACAGTTTAGAAGTCAGTGAAAATTCAGATG ccTTCAGATATATTGACTATTCAAACACCTACTCTTTCTCCTGCATCTTGCTGTCCTCCACCCTTGAATGGTAA